The Sabethes cyaneus chromosome 3, idSabCyanKW18_F2, whole genome shotgun sequence DNA window ttaaaatattctatcttgggttttttgaaaaattcaatttttaagtttatataggggtcatttcctctcaagtgatattacccgttgtaatcgaccacctccgatttataccaaatttggcataattgCTTATTCCAAcctcacattcaatttcccaaagttttgtacggattgatcaatcccccttgcagtgacatgtagtgaaaaatgagttttttcgaaaatctcagaaaaatagagaagcggcactgcaagggggattgatcaatccgtacaaaactttggaaaattgaatgtgaggttggaatgagcaattatgccaaatttggttgaaatcggaggtggtcgattataACGGTTAatatcacttgagaggaaatgacccctacataaacttaaaaattgaatttttcgaaaaacccaagatagaatattttaggaccttttttaaattcattgttttgatcaatactaacagcctgtgaagaaaaatctgaggtgcatcaaagttaaataatatttgccttcggacatagcgtgtatcattatatacgacataaaatcaacttgatcccactttatccagctttagttacgatttcgagtttgttaggagatatttacgataattttcgtacattgatatccgagttggtgctagctgggttatgtacgattgaaaatcaacgATCAGTTACGATTCCGGATTTGTTAAGGATAATTTACGATCGTGAGTCGCTCTAAGCCACTTTCTCTTGTAGTAGTAATGAAAGCATCTTTAGTCtgatgtactgttcagccaccgccatagatgttctgccgataatatccacgtcatctgcaaagcagacgatttgactggatttgttgaacATCGTGCCCcgtgtgttgatatccgctcgattCATAACGCCTTGTAGCCCTATGTTGgacagcaggcatgaaatacCTTGACGAAACTGTGTGATTTGAATAAACTCGACAATCAACCCgagatccgaacacagcactgtgttcTGTGTATCACCCATTGTAGATTGAATTAGTATGATGAGCTTCgtggggaagctgttcttgtCCATGATTTTCTACAGctttttccggtcgatggtaccTGTTACGACGAGCAATCGCAGCATCCCTACCCAATCGTTACTACATCAGTTGACCGTAACCGTAACGTAAGCGACGCGGCGATCCCGTGTGCTGTCGAGTAGTGATATCGGCCTATTCTTTATCAGACCGGCAAAAGGGATAGTTGTGTGTAGCTAAATCTTCGATATACAAAGAGaccgcatttttttacatttataaTTTCATTACCTTTGATTAAATTTCTTAAATTGGTGGTAGACAAGTTGTTAAATTTAGGTAATTTTGATATCCTAGCTGATATTTGCATAAAACTATGATAATGATTGTATTTAGTTATATTAACAGTTTGTATTAAAAGCGGCCGAGACACGTGCATAAAGAGGCCTGTTAAAGTAATCCGTTTAACAATACCTTAACAGAAAACGATGTAagttaaaatctaaaatcttacTAAAAGCGTAAATGAAGATACTTATGctaaaatttcttataaaatatAGTTTAAAATAGTACGGCTGGGCTGTATCGAGATTGattcctaaccttacaattaGCATCGAACACCAAGATTGTAAGTCATATAAAACGTGTTTTTTTCTATGAATAGTTGATTAATAGTTGTATAATTTGCAGTTTAAAgcgtaaataaatattttctgcTATAAAGACTTGGTCACTCGAACAAATCTTTAAGAATCTTGACTTCGTCAGGATGGATAAAGAAGCAACTCCCGGCTATAGTTGCCGCTCGTGCGACCGACGCGATTCGGCAGAGTCGATGGTGGCGTGTGATGCCTGCAGCCGCTGGCACCATTTTGGATGCGTTGGGGTAGATTCGAGCGTGGAAAAGCGCCATTGGATTTGCCAGCAATGTGAAGCTAAGGGCATACCTCCTGTCCCCAACGTCACAGAAAGTAAAAGCAACCACCAAACCCTGACGGTCGGGGATCCTAAAAATCGATCCAAGAAAGGAACCGCAAGTGCAACGTCGGCGTCGTCGAGGCGAATAAAGAAGACCGTCGATGTTCCCTTACGGTCGCGTCATGGAAGTGCAGCGTCAAGTGTGCATTCCGCTCTGATCGCAGAGCAACTCGATTTGTTGAAAGAGCAGGAACTTCTCCGTGAAGAAGAACTGAAGCAAAAGGAGCAATTGGAGCGTCTCGAATTCGAGGAAAAACAACGGCAAATCGACGAGCAGAGACGACGTTAGGAGGAGGAATCAAAGCTGCGCGAGGCGCAGCTAGCTAAGCAGAAAGCATTGCAGGAGGAAAGATTAAAGCTGAAAAAGGATTCAATGGAGAAGCGGCAAGAGCTGATGAGGCAGCAAGCTCAGTTTAGCACTGCGGGTTCAATGACCTCGGCTATGGAAATGTCGCAATCATTCGACCAAAGTAAGGTGCAAAATTGGTTGAGAAATAATCACAAACCAAAGGATGGCGAGAAAAATGATCCCGCAGAAAAAGGGACTAACCTACAATTGCCACAACCGTTACCGTTACCCACCGCTTCAGTCAGTCGTCAAAATCCACCGCAAGTGCCTTTACCGTCCCAGCCACCAGTCTTAGTTGCCACCGCCGCGGCTGATCAGTTCAATCAATGTACGAGTCGGCTTCAAGGCATTTCGTTAAATGAAGGAAACTATCAACCTCCAGTAAATCCTGCTTATCTACAAATTGCAGCCCGTCAGGTTACGGGCAAGGATCTTCCGATTTTTAATGGAAACCCGGAAGACTGGCCGATGTTCATTCGGATTTTTGAGGAGACGACAGCTGCGTGTGGATTTTCCAATGTGGAGAACCAAGTCCGACTTCAAAAGTGCTTACGAGGTAGTGCCTTAGAAACAGTTCGTAGTCGACTTCTTATGCCGGAAGGAGTACCACACGTTATGAAAACCCTGGAAATGCGTTTTGGCCGACCGGAATTAATTATTCGCTCGATGCTGGACCGTATTCATCGTCTACCCTCCCCCAAACCGGAACGATTGGACACCTTAATTGATTTTGGCCTAGCAGTCCAGAACTTGGTCGTTCATATGGAAGCGGCCAAACAGGATAACCATCTTAATAACCCGACTTTGCTGCAGGAACTCGTAGCAAAACTACCAGTGCAACTAAAATTGGATTGGGCTAAATATAAATTGCTCAACTCGTCGAACACTCTTGGTACTTTCGGAACATTCATGGAACAGTTAATTCAAGCGGCTAGCGAGGTTTGTTTCGACATTCCACTCAATCAGGACGTGAAAACTGAACGGTCAAGGAATAAAGAAAAATACGTGGCTCACTCTTACTCCCATGAGAAGCAATCGAACCGGCACTCTTTGTTGGACTCTGGCAGCAATGAGCAAAAACGGCCCATTAGGCTTTGCCTGTTTTGTAAGCAACCGTCGCATCGTGTTCCAGCATGTGACGAATTTCAGAAAATAAATGTGGTAGACCGTTCGAAGTTTGTGCGGCGAAACAATCTATGCCGGATGTGCCTAAATTTCCACGGAAAATGGCCTTGTAAAACCTGGCAGGGTTGTAATATAGAAGGGTGCCGGGAAAAGCATCATTTTCTTTTACATGCACCAGTTTCTCGCGGCCCAGTGCATCTCAAGTAGTCATTCCTCGGTAAACATCGACAATCAGAACCATCCCTATTTCCGTATACTACCGGTAGTTTTACACAATGGTAGTATGAAACAGCTCATATTCGCGTTTATTGACGAAGGGTCATCATCCACACTATTGGATCGCTCTGTTGCAGATTATCTAAAAGTCGACGGCCCAGTTGAGCCATTGACATTGCAGTGGACTGGGAATGTCCGACGCGAAGAGCACGGCTCTAAACGTGTTCAATTGTTGATTTCGGGAAAGGACAAGTCGCGTAAACACCAAATCGCTGCTGCGCGCACTGTTGATTATCTTCTGTTACCAAAACAGTCTCTATCGTATCGTGAATTAAGTGAAAAGTATCCACATCTTCGTGGGTTACCCATTGACGACTATCAGAAGGTAGAACCGAAACTGCTCATTGGGTTGGATAACTTACGACTCGGAATACCACTGAAAATTAGAGAAGGGGGACGAAACGAACCTATCGCAGCAAAATGCAGGCTTGGGTGGACGATATATGGCAGTAGCACAGGACATACGTTACCGGCAGCATCGATAAATTTTCATGTTCCAGCTTTAGCAGATCCCGATCGAGAGTTAAACCAGCAGTTGGCAGATTACTTTACGCTGGAGCAAACTGGGGCAAAAATGTCATTTGACGCACCGGAATCGAAAACGGACCAAAGAGCGTGACAACTGATGGAGGAAACGACTCGCCGGGTGTGCAACAGGTTTGAAACCGGTTTAATATGGAAGTCGGACAACATTGAGTTTCCGAACAGTTACCCTATGGCTGTTCGGAGGCTTGAAGCATTAGAGCGTAAGCTGGCTAAAGATCCTGCTTTAAGAGCACGCGTGCATGAGCAATTAGACGAATATGTGGCGAAAGGATACTGTCATCGTGCCACGCCAAGTGAATTAGCCGCTACAGATATTAAACGGGTCTGGTACCTGCCTTTGGGTATAGTCGTCAACCCAAGAAAACCTGCTAAGGTGAGACTGGTGTGGGACGCCGCTGCACAAGTCAACGGAGTTTCGTTTAACTCGGTTTTACTAAAGGGACCTGATTTGCTCACACCACTTGTTGCCGTCTTAAGTCATTTCCGCGAACATGAAATTGCTGTTTGTGGAGACATCAAGGAGATGTTTCTCCGTTTATTAATATGCTCCAAAGACCGACAGTCACAACGATTTTTGTAGCGAAAAAACTCCGGCGAAACCCCTCAGATTTATGTCATCGATGTGGCCACTTTCGGTTCGACGTGTTCGCCGAGTTCGGCACAATTCGTCAAAAATTTGAACGCGAAAGAACATATGGAGGAATTTCCCCGGGCGGCGACAGCGATTATCAAATACCACTACGTGGATGCCTACCTTGACAGCTTTGCGACAGTGGAGGAGGCTATCGAGGTTGTGAAGCAGGTAAAGCATATACATGCTCGGGGCGGATTCGAGATCCGGAATTTCCTATCGAATTCGGAACAAGTACTGTCGGCGATTAAAGATGCATCGCCGAACGAATCGAAGGAACTCAGTATAGTAAGAGCagagaaaaccaaatctgtgcTGGGTATGAGATGGAATCCATACGATGACGTTTTTTCGTATGCGTTTTCACCGAAAGAAGAAATTATGGCAATAATGGACCCTACTCACATCCCGACCAAACGTGAAATGCTCAAGCTCGTAATGAGCTTATTTGATCCGTTAGGATTCATAACTTTCTTCCTCATTCACGGGCGGATCTTGATTCAAGACGCGTGGGCTGCGGGTCTCGGCTGGGACACCCCAGTTAACGAACGATTGCTTGGCAAATGGACCCTCTGGCTGAATAAATTCTCGGCACTTAATACCCTTCGGATACCCCGAAGTTACTTTACGCACAAAGTGGATGAGCCGAAACAACTTCACGTGTTTGTAGACGCTAGTAAAGAAGCATATGCCTGCGTTGCATATATCAGAGCAATGGGGCCAAATGGCATTGAAGTTGCTATGGTTGCCGCGAAAAGTAAAGTAGCGCCAATCAAAGTACTGTCCGTGCCGCGATTAGAACTTAAAGCCGCTGTCCTGGGAACTCGTCTCGCGAGTTCAGTAGAATCTTCTCATTCGTTTCGATTtgatcgaaaatatttttggtcaGACTCAAAAACTGTACTCGCCTGCATTAATTCGGATCATCGAAAATATCACCAGTTTGTTGGTGTTCGAATCGGGGAAATACTTACGTCGACCCGAATGAACGAATGGAGGTACGTTCGCTCTGGACAGAACCCTGCTGATCCAGCTACGAAATGGGGCGCCGGACCAAATTTCGACCTAGGAAGTCTGTGGTTTCGTGGTCCCACATTTTTGTACGATCCCGAAGAAACATGGCCGGAGAATCGTTCTTTCACCACTGCCACTGAACTAACCAGCGCCCAACATTCGCACTGGCGGGCACCGCCACCGCTCATTGATGTGTCTCGCTTTAGCAAGTGGGAGAGGCTTCTACGGTCACAAGCCTACGTGATACGGTTTATAGAAAATCTGAAACGTTTGAAAAGCGGGAAAAGTGTCTACAGCGGAATTCTAACGCAAGAAGAACTGCAACGTGCCGAAAAGCTGTTATGGAAACAGGCTCAAACTGAGGTTTTCGAGGTGGAAAGAAGAACATTATTAGAAACACAAGGAGGGCCGAACGCTCGCCATAATCTCGTGCTGAAATCAAGTCCAATTCATAAGTTGTGGCCGTACTTGGATGAGGATGGATTGCTCAGAATGCGAGGAAGGATTGGAGCTGCGTGGTATGCACCATACGAAGCTAAGTATCCAGTGATACTGCCAGATACTCACTTAATATCTTACTTGCTTACAGACTGGTTCCACCGCCGCTATCGCCATGCCTATCATGAAACCATCGTCAACGAAATGAGGCAGCAGTTTGAGATTCCAAAACTTAGAGTGCTAGTCAAAAAAGTCGCCAAACATTGCTTAACCTGTCGACTAGCGAAAGCAAATCCTCGTCCGCCGCCGATGGCGCCGTTGCCGAAACAACGGCTCACACCGTATGTCAGACCGTTTACATACGTCGGGGTCGATTACTTTGGGCCTCTGTTCGTGAAAGTAGGCCGCCAGGTAGTCAAACGCTGGGTTGCTCTCTTCACGTGTATGACCGTGAGGGCAATACACCTAGAAGTGGTGCACAATTTGTCCACCGAATCTTTTGTGATGGCAGTTAGACGATTCATCGCTCGCCGGGGCGCTCCGGCTGAATTCTTCAGCGATAACGGCACTTGTTTTGGGGGGGCAAATAAACAGTTGCAGAACGAGATACAATCTAGAAGCGATGCATTGGCGACCACGTTTACTAACGCAAACACACGTTGGAATTTCAATCCACCGGGTGCCCCTCACATGGGGGGTGTCTGGGAGCGCCTGGTGCGGTCGGTTAAGCAAGCCATTGGGACAATAATCGACTCACCCCGCAAACCCAACGACGAAACATTGGCGACAGTACTATCGGA harbors:
- the LOC128740870 gene encoding uncharacterized protein LOC128740870: MEETTRRVCNRFETGLIWKSDNIEFPNSYPMAVRRLEALERKLAKDPALRARVHEQLDEYVAKGYCHRATPSELAATDIKRVWYLPLGIVVNPRKPAKVRLVWDAAAQVNGVSFNSVLLKGPDLLTPLVAVLSHFREHEIARKNSGETPQIYVIDVATFGSTCSPSSAQFVKNLNAKEHMEEFPRAATAIIKYHYVDAYLDSFATVEEAIEVVKQVKHIHARGGFEIRNFLSNSEQVLSAIKDASPNESKELSIVRAEKTKSVLGMRWNPYDDVFSYAFSPKEEIMAIMDPTHIPTKREMLKLVMSLFDPLGFITFFLIHGRILIQDAWAAGLGWDTPVNERLLGKWTLWLNKFSALNTLRIPRSYFTHKVDEPKQLHVFVDASKEAYACVAYIRAMGPNGIEVAMVAAKSKVAPIKVLSVPRLELKAAVLGTRLASSVESSHSFRFDRKYFWSDSKTVLACINSDHRKYHQFVGVRIGEILTSTRMNEWRYVRSGQNPADPATKWGAGPNFDLGSLWFRGPTFLYDPEETWPENRSFTTATELTSAQHSHWRAPPPLIDVSRFSKWERLLRSQAYVIRFIENLKRLKSGKSVYSGILTQEELQRAEKLLWKQAQTEVFEVERRTLLETQGGPNARHNLVLKSSPIHKLWPYLDEDGLLRMRGRIGAAWYAPYEAKYPVILPDTHLISYLLTDWFHRRYRHAYHETIVNEMRQQFEIPKLRVLVKKVAKHCLTCRLAKANPRPPPMAPLPKQRLTPYVRPFTYVGVDYFGPLFVKVGRQVVKRWVALFTCMTVRAIHLEVVHNLSTESFVMAVRRFIARRGAPAEFFSDNGTCFGGANKQLQNEIQSRSDALATTFTNANTRWNFNPPGAPHMGGVWERLVRSVKQAIGTIIDSPRKPNDETLATVLSDTESMINSRPLTYVPLETADKESLTPNHFLLGSSSGVKQPPAAPVDHRAVLRSSWNLA